The following is a genomic window from Falco cherrug isolate bFalChe1 chromosome 9, bFalChe1.pri, whole genome shotgun sequence.
CTAAACCCACGCAAGAACAGAGAGCGTGCTGCTGAGGTGTTTTTTGAGACCTTCAATGTGCCAGCACTATTCATCTCCATGCAAGCTGTGCTTAGCCTGTAAGTGCCATTCATCTTTGATCTGTGCTTGTGAAATGCTGCCGTGAAAACCATTTttcacaaaccaaaaaaaccctgtggaAGACCACACTGGTGTCAGACTTACCCCCTTTTCAAgcaagaactgaaactcaattttaatttttgtaataaagaGTTTATGGGAATTTGCTGAACTATGATGAGAGCtagggttttttgggtttttttagcccCTGCTCATGTGAAATCTCTGCTCCCTGAGTTGACGCTGGATGTGCTGCATGCTTGTGGTCACTTTGAATTGCCTGTTCTGACTTGATTGTTTGCCCCTTTGCTAGCTACGCAACTGGGAGGACTACAGGAGTGGTGCTGGACTCCGGGGATGGTGTTACCCATGCGGTTCCCATCTATGAAGGCTTTGCCATGCCTCACTCCATCATGCGGATTGACGTTGCTGGCCGTGATGTTTCACGCTTCCTGCGCCTCTATCTCCGAAAGGAAGGCTATGACTTCCACACAACCTCTGAGTTTGAGATTGTCAAGACCATCAAGGAGGTGATTTAttgtctgtttctgtgtttgtccAAGAAGAGATTTCTGCCCAAGGGAGGTTGTGGCTTTTGAAATCTAGTAGGAAGTGCTGGCCCACCTAGCTCCACACCTCATTCCTTTATCTACCCGAGGGATGTTGGGGCCATTAAGATAATGaaaggactggagcatctctcataggaggaaaggctgagagagctgggactgttgaGCTGCGAGAAGAAGTTTGGGAAGGATTTCATCAATGTGTAGAAATttctgaagggagggtgcaaagaaaacagagcaaggcTCATTTCCAGTGACAGGATAAGATGCACAAACAGAGGTTCTGTCTGAACATaacttttctgctgtgagggcaaccaagcactggcacaagttgtccagagagttgtggagtctccatctttgGTGATACttaaaagccatctggacatggtcctgagcaacctgctgtaggtgacatTGCTTGAATAAGGGGgtggacaagatgacctccaggggTCCCTTGCAACCTCAGTCATCCTGTATTCTGGGAGACATATAGTCAGGGTTGCGTCTAATCCCTATTGAGAGGCTGTTAACGTGGAGATGAAGACAGGCTGGTGGTTCAGAATCTGTTTTGTTTATCTGTGCTGCAGTTTCTCAAGAGTCTCATACCTTTCACTAGTGTTTGTTTACCCTTCAGGGTAAGGGTCTCTGAAGTCTGTGGCAGGTAGGGAACACAAGTGGGATATTGCAAGTTGCTCCCCCTTACCCTTGTGAAAGAATTCACTCACAGCATTCACGTTTACAAAAGGTTCCCCTCTTCGTAGAGTCTGCAGTGTTTAATGACCTTAGAGGTATGCACCAGTTGGGAAAGGCGTGATTAAGGTCACTCGCAAAGCAGTTACCTTGGCTTCTGTTGTGGGCCAAGGGAGGAGGACAGAGGTGGGACGGAGGGTAGCTCGGAGCTGGTGACTGCTCACAGCATGATGCACACATGGATGAGTTGCGATCTTGATTTCAGCAAGGCTGTGTGACACTTGCGGTTGCCTGCACATCTGTACCTTCAGTACATGGTGTCAGTTCtcagggcagtgctggctgtggtTGCTGTGGCTGATGCCTGGCAGTTGCTGCCATGCTGCGGGCCCCATCACAAGCTGTGGTTGCCACAGGTAGCACTGGGCTGAGTCAGCAGCCCGTGCTGGGGCTTCAGAGTGTTAAGCTATTCTTGAGCCTGTGACCTACCGGCAAAGAACCATAGTGGAAATCATGCGCTTGCTCTGCATGGCTGTAGGTCAGCATGGCTGGGCTGAGGGAGCAGGGCTTGTACTTCATGTCGCGGTACAGCTGAATGGCTTCTACCTGTTACCCAGAGCAGGAGACTTCACAGGACTGTAGGTTTTAGCTACTCTGTTCTACAAGTACTGATTGctgaatgacagaaaaagctgatttgtaaaaatactgcagcacCTGTAGACCAGAAGATCTAGCGATCGGAGGCTTGCTGGAGAACTCTGTTTCAGAAGCAGCCTGTTCTGTACCAAGCGTCAGTTGCAGTGCAATTGCAGTGGCCTTACAGAACGGAAAAGAGTCTTGTATGCCTCATAAATGGCCAAGGCTCCCTTTGCATTTTGGGTGGTGAAACTATTAAAAGATGTTGTGCTGACTATTAAACACAACACCTTGCACCAGTACAGTCTCTTCTCTGGACTATACACTTAGGGAACAAAGAGCAGGGGAAAGTGAGCCAAGTCCTACTTTGCATACTGACTGTCCTCACCAGTGAGATTGCtgaagaagggaggaaagaaccTGATGTTTGCTCTCCGACCTATACCTTTTGCTTTAAGATTAATTTTAGCTGCAGAAAGTGTTGCAGATTTCTAGGATATATGTGCTTGGAATAGCAGTGAGGTTTCTGTGATGTTGGTGCCATTTGTCACTTGATTTGCAAATCTGAGGGGTTGAGTGTGGCTTCTTAACGTTTGCAGCTTTCTTGCCTCTGGAAAAGTTTGGATTAGCAGCCTGAAGGCACTGTGGCAAGCACAAAGCTGAGATCCTGTACGTGGGAGTTTCTCAGTCGCAAAAGCTGCTTATGATCTATTGGAGTCTGTCTGAATTGAGttgggctttggttttttttaagaggaaaaaaactggGGAAGAAATTTGGAGATGTTGAAAAGTCTAGAGGAGAAATTGCCTTAAAAGGGGAACCCTTAATACCTACTTCAGTGGGATCAttgttctctgtgttttggtttactgtgaggatggtcAAATACCctcaggttgcccagagaggtttgTAGATTCTCCATCTGTGGAGATACTCCAGACATGGCTGGGCATGGTGttgggcagcctgctctagctgaccctgcctgagcagggggttggactagaggATCTCAAGAGGCCCCTTCAAACCtgaatgtttctgtgattctgtttagataacttttttttaatcctcaaATTATGACCATTTGGAATAACAAAGCTTACTGTGGAATCAAAAATATGgggtgctggagcagtttgAAGAGTCAGAGTATTTTGTTGCCTGTAAGTTTAAATGTAGGTGGGCAATAGGAAATGAGCAGCTTAATCGTATTAAGAAATTTTTGCTGTTAGCTATTAGCTGTTGTTTACCCTGTTGAAATGCAATGGTGGACTTTCTTTGCACTCCTAATCCATTGTGAGTTACCTGAACCCACCTGTATACAGGGTTAATGTCACAAAAGGTGTTTCAGGTGCTTGTTTTACTTTGCCCTAGGTAGTTGGGAAGTGCTCGCAGGATAGTTACCCCATCTGTGCTAGAGGGAGGTAACTTCTAAGCAGTGAGAAAGAGCTGGAAGCAAGAGGTGAGCAGCAGCTAGAGGGGGTGTAAGCATCCGTGATGTCTCTAATCATCACACGGAGCTGTAGCATGAATAGGTATTTTACCTGATGCAAACCCAAAAGgttttttctccagcaaaaaGTACTGTTGAAATTGGTCTCCCCAAAGGGATACATGGATTTTGATTGTTggtaagaaaagtattttattggAGGCAATTTAATGTTTACCCTTTTCATCTTCTTCTCCCTGACTGTTTCCTCTGCAGCGTGCCTGCTACCTGTCAATAAACCCCCAGAAGGATGAGACTCTGGAGACCGAGAAGGCTCAGTACTACCTGCCAGATGGAAGCACTATTGAGGTTTGTAAGGACCACCCTCAGAGGATGCCTGAAGTGAAGCACAGGGTTTCTTTCCAGAATAGCTTTCCGTCTAAAGACGGGAAATGTAATGTGGTGGTAGGTGAGAGGGAATAACTTTAAAAGAGCAGAACTCATTCCAGGCTGTTGACTGGGCACTAGAATttttaggggaagaaaagatTGTTAGGAACCTCACAACTACTACTAGAATCCTGGGTAAGGATGCAGCATGACCATGGGGGCTCTGAGCTGTTTGAGTGCAGGCTCTGATCTAGCAAATCTTTATGGAGATCAGGTACGAGTGGGGGTAGTTATCAGCTCACTAAATTCAGCAGTGGTTTTGTATGTGGCTTTTGTCCTGCCTAGAGGGGCCGAAACAATTGCTTTGAAGAGTGAGTTTGGACTGCTCCTCAAAGACTGAGCCCCTTATGGAATGCTTGAAGGAAGGGAAATACAGGTCTTGGTTCCAGCGCCAGGGATGGATCTGCTGCTCCCTTTTCTGCCTGCTGTATGGGGCTGAGCAAGCTTCAATCTCTTTAATCTGCAAAGGGAAATAGAgccttttccagcagcagtaTGCCAGACTGGCATTCACTTGGGAGCTAGTGATGCAGCGTGAATGTCCAGGAAACTTTGTTACTCTGAAAGTTTCACCTAAGAAAGGCCCAAACTGCAGGCAGTGAACAGAGCCACACTTAGCTCCCTTCCCCTCTGTACTAACTTCTTCCCTTGCAGATTGGCCCTGCCCGTTTTCGAGCCCCGGAGCTGCTGTTCCGGCCAGACCTGATAGGGGAGGAATGTGAAGGACTCCACGAGGTGCTTGTTTTTGCCATTCAAAAATCAGACATGGACCTGAGGCGAACGCTGTTCTCCAACATCGTGCTGTCTGGAGGCTCCACGCTTTTCAAAGGTTCATGCCTCTCCTCttttggtgggctgtgacatACATGGTGTCTTGCTTCCTTCTTGTGTGGAAACCGGAAAGATAACCTAGATCGCGCTCAAACTTGTCCTGTGGGGTGAGGGCTGTGGGAACTCTGCTCTCTCAGGGCGGGTTACTGTCTCATTTTCTGTGTCCTGGTCATACCCTTCTAGATACGCAAGACGCCTGGGCCCTTGTACATCACTTTCTGGGCTTGAAGGGCTTTGATGTTTTCCTCCTATCACTCTCTCTGTGTCAGGACTGAATCGCTGCATTCATTCCTGCTGCTGTAGTTCAGGGTGGTACTAAAAGGCTCTTGCACACCAGAGACCTTAGGTGATGCGAGTCCAGCAGCTGTGGTACTGCATGAAGCATCAGCTATGTATATGCAAAAAGCTTTCTACCCATCCCCTCAGGGCTCTGTTGGTCCCCATCAGCTTAAAGACATCCTCTGCCAGAACCTGTCACCCTGTTACCCACAGGTGGACATCTCCAGATAGATCCTTGTCTTCCTGTTCAAACCCAGCTCCCCTGTACAAATGGGCTGGGCACAGGAGGAATGCCCAGGGAAGGAAGTGGTCCTAGCTGGAAATCTCGTTTGCTCGTCTCAAGTTGCTGCTGGAGGGATAGAGCCTGTTGTGCCAGTGTCTGAGGTCTCCGAGTGAGACAAAATCCCGTTGCCTCGCTGACTGTGTTCTGTGTCTGTCCAAACTGGTCTCTCTGTGAGATCTGGAGTGGGATATTTGAATAGGATTGCATGGGACATGTCCACATAGTTAGTAGATGGAACTTGGGATTTTGCTGAGGGCTCACACTatacattttctgtcttgtgtAGGCTTTGGTGACAGGCTGTTGAGTGAAGTGAAGAAACTAGCTCCGAAGGACGTCAAAATAAGGGTAGGAGCAATCTCTTCTGTGTTTATCATGTACTACGTGTGTTGTTCTGTGGCCTTTAAAGAACCATGCTGAGAGTGCAGCTGCCATTTGCTTCAAACCAGAAATTACTTACCTGAGACAGCCCAGCAGTATTTGCTGTTGTGATGAAAACCTGTTTGGTTTCATCACTGAGAAGGTGCCTCCTCTGACACTTGACCCCTGTCCAGGACCCTGGACCACAGCGGCTGTTTTGGCAGAGGCTGTTGGGTGCCTTTTTGGTAGGAGAGATCACAcctgtgtttgctgctgttaGCTGTAGTGAAATGGGAGCAGCGTGCCAGGAGGAGCAGAGTGGAGCTTGGGAAGGTACTGACTGATTCTGTCTTTCTCCCAGATATCGGCTCCTCAGGAGAGATTGTATTCCACATGGATTGGGTACGTACTGCACACTGACACGTCTCGCTGTGGGATGAGGGCCGGGGAGTCACAGCCTGTTAGCCCTCACACTGTTGTCCCTTCTGGTCCGGCGCATCAGGAGGGTTTCGCTGTTCAGCTGCTTGATGCTCAGCATGTTACTGGAGCAGGAATCAGAGGGTCGTTTGGGAGGGGGCGGCTGGCGCCAGGCTCTGTAATGCCAGCACCTTCCAGGCTAACAGGAGAGGAAGTGACTGTCTAGAGTGTTTCTGTTGTGGATAACTGGGAGCCTCAGCACCTTTCTGACCTGGGGAAGTGTCTAGCAACAGAAACAGCTCTCCCCTGCAGGGATATAATGAGAGTGCCCCCGGATTTTCCTTTAACCCATAACGTGCCTGTCTCTCCCCAGTGGCTCTATCCTGGCCTCACTGGACACCTTTAAGAAAATGTGGGTTTCGAAAAAGGAATATGAAGAAGACGGAGCTCGTGCCATCCACCGAAAGACCTTCTAGCCCTGGGACCTGTCCTCAGTCTCCTTGAAGACTCACTTCAGTTCTAAACTCGCTTTTCTGAGTCCGAGTGTCTGAGagctgcctgtgtgtgtgtgtgtgtgcgccaGCATGCCCCGATGTCACTGAGCAAagacaacagcagcaggagggttGTATTAGTACTActaacttcttatttttttattttatttttgttgtggtttttttttaatggaaaggaGAACATACCAATCTGAATTTCTCCAAAATGGCtcattcctttttcatttcagtcccTTAATTTCTGTATCGCAATCACGTTTGtcactgtaaaacaaacaagcaagcaaaaacaAAGGGAACAGCTTATAGAAACTGCCTAGCAAGCCAGAAGGGAACCAACCACTGCAGACTGCTCGTGCAGGCTTTCGTCAGCCCAGCTGCGATGCCTGGATCATCTGGAAACATAGCTGAGGCCCCATAGCTACTTTCTTCCTCAGCAGTGTCTTCACCATCAGTAGGTTTTGGAAgttgtttttaatacattttttattaagagAAAGCACATTCTCAACAGTTAAGCCCATTTGCCCCCACTGGTTTTGGTGTGTGAGTGTGCGTATGTGTGCGTAACTTCTTAGCCTGATGTGTGGGTCTGCACCACAGCTGGAGAAGTTGGTGATAGGACTTAGTTTGTATTGCATGGAGTAGAACAAAGCAAATCTAATCAGC
Proteins encoded in this region:
- the ACTR1A gene encoding alpha-centractin isoform X1 encodes the protein MESYDVIANQPVVIDNGSGVIKAGFAGDQIPKYCFPNYVGRPKHVRVMAGALEGDIFIGPKAEEHRGLLTIRYPMEHGIVKDWNDMERIWQYVYSKDQLQTFSEEHPVLLTEAPLNPRKNRERAAEVFFETFNVPALFISMQAVLSLYATGRTTGVVLDSGDGVTHAVPIYEGFAMPHSIMRIDVAGRDVSRFLRLYLRKEGYDFHTTSEFEIVKTIKERACYLSINPQKDETLETEKAQYYLPDGSTIEIGPARFRAPELLFRPDLIGEECEGLHEVLVFAIQKSDMDLRRTLFSNIVLSGGSTLFKGFGDRLLSEVKKLAPKDVKIRISAPQERLYSTWIGGSILASLDTFKKMWVSKKEYEEDGARAIHRKTF
- the ACTR1A gene encoding alpha-centractin isoform X2, with amino-acid sequence MEHGIVKDWNDMERIWQYVYSKDQLQTFSEEHPVLLTEAPLNPRKNRERAAEVFFETFNVPALFISMQAVLSLYATGRTTGVVLDSGDGVTHAVPIYEGFAMPHSIMRIDVAGRDVSRFLRLYLRKEGYDFHTTSEFEIVKTIKERACYLSINPQKDETLETEKAQYYLPDGSTIEIGPARFRAPELLFRPDLIGEECEGLHEVLVFAIQKSDMDLRRTLFSNIVLSGGSTLFKGFGDRLLSEVKKLAPKDVKIRISAPQERLYSTWIGGSILASLDTFKKMWVSKKEYEEDGARAIHRKTF